In Syngnathus acus chromosome 21, fSynAcu1.2, whole genome shotgun sequence, one genomic interval encodes:
- the caska gene encoding peripheral plasma membrane protein CASK isoform X27: MADDDILFEDVYELCEVIGKGPFSVVRRCINRETGQQFAVKIVDVAQFTSSPGLSTEDLKREASICHMLKHPHIVELLETYSSDGMLFMVFEFMDGADLCFEIVKRADAGFVYSEAVASHYMRQILEALRYCHDNNVIHRDVKPHCVLLASKENSAPVKLGGFGVAIQLGESGLVAGGRVGTPHFMAPEVVKREPYGKPVDVWGCGVILFILLSGCLPFYGTKERLFEAICKGKYKMNPRQWSQISESAKDLVRRMLMLDPAERITVYEALNHPWLKERDRYAYKIHLPETVEQLRKFNARRKLKGAVLAAVSSHKFNSYYGDPPEELHDFSEDPTSSGAVSQVLDSLEEIHALTDCSEKDLDFLHSVFQDQHLHTLLDLYDKINTRSSPQIRNPSSDGVQRAKEVLEEIACYPENHDVKELRRILTQPHFMALLQAHDVVAHEVYSDEALRVTPPPTSPYLNGDSPESTNGDVDLENVTRVRLVQFQKNTDEPMGITLKMNDSNNCIVARIMHGGMIHRQGTLHVGDEIREINGISVANQTVEQLQKMLKEMRGSITFKIVPSYRTQGSSCEDLPSTIQPKGRQIYVRAQFEYDPSKDELIPCKEAGIRFRVGDIIQIISKDDHNWWQGKLENTKNGTAGLIPSPELQEWRVACMAMEKTKQEQQASCTWFGKKKKQYKDKYLAKHNAVFDQLDLVTYEEVVKLPAFKRKTLVLLGAHGVGRRHIKNTLITKHPDRFAYPIPHTTRPPKKDEENGKNYYFVSHDQMMQDISNNEYLEYGSHEDAMYGTRLETIRKIHQQGLVAILDVEPQALKVLRTAEFAPYVVFIAAPTITPGIDEDESLQRLQKESEILQKTYMHYFDQTIINNEIDDTIGHLEEAVELVCNSSQWVPVSWVY, encoded by the exons ACTTGAAGAGGGAGGCCAGCATCTGCCACATGCTCAAACACCCACACATCGTGGAGCTGCTGGAGACCTACAGCTCCGACGGGATGCTCTTCATGGTCTTCGAATT CATGGATGGAGCAGACCTGTGCTTTGAGATCGTCAAGAGGGCAGACGCCGGCTTTGTCTACAGCGAAGCGGTGGCCAG TCACTACATGAGACAGATCCTGGAGGCGCTACGTTACTGCCATGACAACAACGTCATTCACAGAGATGTCAAG CCTCACTGTGTGCTGCTGGCATCTAAGGAGAATTCTGCTCCCGTCAAGTTAGGAGGCTTTGGAGTGGCAATCCAGCTGGGAGAGTCGGGGCTGGTGGCCGGAG GTCGGGTAGGAACACCCCACTTCATGGCACCCGAGGTGGTGAAGAGGGAGCCTTACGGAAAACCTGTGGATGTATGGGGCTGCGGCGTCAttctcttcatcctcctgTCAGGGTGTCTGCCCTTCTACGGCACCAAAGAGCGTCTCTTTGAAGCAATCTGCAAAGGGAAATACAAG ATGAACCCGCGGCAGTGGAGTCAAATCTCGGAGAGCGCTAAAGATCTGGTGAGGCGCATGCTGATGCTGGACCCCGCCGAGAGGATCACAGTTTATGAGGCCCTTAACCATCCTTGGCTCAAG GAGAGAGACCGCTATGCCTACAAGATCCACCTGCCAGAGACGGTGGAGCAGCTGAGGAAGTTCAACGCCAGGAGAAAGTTGAAG GGGGCGGTACTAGCGGCAGTGTCCAGTCACAAGTTTAATTCCTACTATGGAGACCCCCCTGAGGAACTCCACGACTTCTCGGAAGACCCCACCTCCTCAG GAGCTGTTTCTCAGGTGTTGGATAGTTTAGAGGAGATCCACGCCTTGACTGACTGCAGTGAGAAGGATCTCGACTTCCTGCACAGTGTTTTCCAGGACcaacatttacacacactGCTCGAC CTCTACGATAAGATCAACACCAGGTCGTCCCCGCAGATCAGGAACCCGTCCAGTGACGGCGTGCAGAGAGCCAAAGAG GTGCTGGAAGAGATCGCCTGCTACCCAGAGAACCACGACGTGAAAGAACTCAGACGGATACTGACGCAGCCGCATTTCATG GCGTTGCTGCAGGCCCACGATGTGGTGGCGCATGAGGTCTACAGCGATGAGGCGCTGAGGGTGACGCCACCGCCCACCTCGCCTTACCTGAATGGCGACTCACCCGAAAGCACCAACGGAGACGTGGACTTGGAGAACGTCACCAGGGTGCGCCTGGTGCAATTCCAGAAGAACACTGACGAGCCCATG GGCATCACACTGAAAATGAACGACTCCAACAACTGCATCGTGGCTCGCATCATGCATGGAGGCATGATCCACAGACAAG GCACGTTGCACGTTGGAGATGAGATCAGGGAGATCAATGGCATCAGCGTGGCCAACCAGACAGTCGAGCAGCTGCAGAAGATGCTG aagGAGATGCGAGGCAGCATCACATTTAAAATAGTGCCAAGCTACCGGACACAGGGCTCCTCCTGTGAG GACCTGCCGTCCACCATCCAGCCCAAAGGTCGACAG ATCTACGTGCGGGCTCAGTTTGAGTACGACCCCTCCAAGGATGAGCTGATCCCCTGCAAGGAGGCCGGCATTCGCTTCCGCGTGGGCGACATCATCCAGATCATCTCCAAGGATGACCACAATTGGTGGCAAGGCAAGCTGGAGAACACCAAGAACGGCACGGCCGGCCTCATCCCATCGCCCGAGCTGCAGGAGTG GCGTGTGGCATGCATGGCCATGGAGAAGACCAAGCAGGAGCAACAGGCCAGTTGCACTTGGTttggcaagaagaagaagcagtaCAAAGACAAGTATTTGGCCAAGCACAACGCAG TGTTTGACCAATTAGATCTGGTCACCTATGAGGAAGTGGTCAAACTGCCCGCCTTCAAGAGGAAAACGCTCGTTTTGTTAG GCGCTCACGGCGTTGGCAGGAGACACATCAAGAACACACTCATCACCAAACACCCCGACAGATTTGCTTATCCCATCCCAC ACACGACAAGACCTCCCAAGAAGGATGAGGAGAACGGCAAGAACTACTACTTTGTGTCGCACGACCAGATGATGCAGGACATCAGCAACAACGAGTACTTGGAGTACGGCAGCCACGAGGACGCCATGTACGGCACGCGCCTTGAGACCATTCGCAAGATCCACCAGCAGGGACTGGTCGCCATCCTGGACGTCGAGCCACAG GCACTGAAAGTGCTTCGCACAGCCGAATTTGCCCCATACGTGGTCTTCATCGCAGCACCAACCATAACGCCGGGCATCGACGAG GACGAGTCTTTGCAGCGTCTTCAGAAGGAGTCTGAGATCCTGCAGAAGACGTACATGCACTATTTTGACCAGACCATCATTAACAACGAGATCGACGACACCATCGGCCACCTGGAGGAGGCCGTGGAGCTGGTGTGCAACAGCAGCCAGTGGGTGCCTGTCTCCTGGGTCTACTAA
- the caska gene encoding peripheral plasma membrane protein CASK isoform X20 codes for MADDDILFEDVYELCEVIGKGPFSVVRRCINRETGQQFAVKIVDVAQFTSSPGLSTEDLKREASICHMLKHPHIVELLETYSSDGMLFMVFEFMDGADLCFEIVKRADAGFVYSEAVASHYMRQILEALRYCHDNNVIHRDVKPHCVLLASKENSAPVKLGGFGVAIQLGESGLVAGGRVGTPHFMAPEVVKREPYGKPVDVWGCGVILFILLSGCLPFYGTKERLFEAICKGKYKMNPRQWSQISESAKDLVRRMLMLDPAERITVYEALNHPWLKERDRYAYKIHLPETVEQLRKFNARRKLKGAVLAAVSSHKFNSYYGDPPEELHDFSEDPTSSGLLAAERAVSQVLDSLEEIHALTDCSEKDLDFLHSVFQDQHLHTLLDLYDKINTRSSPQIRNPSSDGVQRAKETSSSHQEDGEALKHLEYVLEEIACYPENHDVKELRRILTQPHFMALLQAHDVVAHEVYSDEALRVTPPPTSPYLNGDSPESTNGDVDLENVTRVRLVQFQKNTDEPMGITLKMNDSNNCIVARIMHGGMIHRQGTLHVGDEIREINGISVANQTVEQLQKMLKEMRGSITFKIVPSYRTQGSSCEKESPTTSRQSPANGHSSINSSILDLPSTIQPKGRQIVPRPPIKDVMSVKIYVRAQFEYDPSKDELIPCKEAGIRFRVGDIIQIISKDDHNWWQGKLENTKNGTAGLIPSPELQEWRVACMAMEKTKQEQQASCTWFGKKKKQYKDKYLAKHNAVFDQLDLVTYEEVVKLPAFKRKTLVLLGAHGVGRRHIKNTLITKHPDRFAYPIPHTTRPPKKDEENGKNYYFVSHDQMMQDISNNEYLEYGSHEDAMYGTRLETIRKIHQQGLVAILDVEPQALKVLRTAEFAPYVVFIAAPTITPGIDETPRWCRTLPDESLQRLQKESEILQKTYMHYFDQTIINNEIDDTIGHLEEAVELVCNSSQWVPVSWVY; via the exons ACTTGAAGAGGGAGGCCAGCATCTGCCACATGCTCAAACACCCACACATCGTGGAGCTGCTGGAGACCTACAGCTCCGACGGGATGCTCTTCATGGTCTTCGAATT CATGGATGGAGCAGACCTGTGCTTTGAGATCGTCAAGAGGGCAGACGCCGGCTTTGTCTACAGCGAAGCGGTGGCCAG TCACTACATGAGACAGATCCTGGAGGCGCTACGTTACTGCCATGACAACAACGTCATTCACAGAGATGTCAAG CCTCACTGTGTGCTGCTGGCATCTAAGGAGAATTCTGCTCCCGTCAAGTTAGGAGGCTTTGGAGTGGCAATCCAGCTGGGAGAGTCGGGGCTGGTGGCCGGAG GTCGGGTAGGAACACCCCACTTCATGGCACCCGAGGTGGTGAAGAGGGAGCCTTACGGAAAACCTGTGGATGTATGGGGCTGCGGCGTCAttctcttcatcctcctgTCAGGGTGTCTGCCCTTCTACGGCACCAAAGAGCGTCTCTTTGAAGCAATCTGCAAAGGGAAATACAAG ATGAACCCGCGGCAGTGGAGTCAAATCTCGGAGAGCGCTAAAGATCTGGTGAGGCGCATGCTGATGCTGGACCCCGCCGAGAGGATCACAGTTTATGAGGCCCTTAACCATCCTTGGCTCAAG GAGAGAGACCGCTATGCCTACAAGATCCACCTGCCAGAGACGGTGGAGCAGCTGAGGAAGTTCAACGCCAGGAGAAAGTTGAAG GGGGCGGTACTAGCGGCAGTGTCCAGTCACAAGTTTAATTCCTACTATGGAGACCCCCCTGAGGAACTCCACGACTTCTCGGAAGACCCCACCTCCTCAG GGCTGCTCGCGGCAGAAA GAGCTGTTTCTCAGGTGTTGGATAGTTTAGAGGAGATCCACGCCTTGACTGACTGCAGTGAGAAGGATCTCGACTTCCTGCACAGTGTTTTCCAGGACcaacatttacacacactGCTCGAC CTCTACGATAAGATCAACACCAGGTCGTCCCCGCAGATCAGGAACCCGTCCAGTGACGGCGTGCAGAGAGCCAAAGAG ACATCCTCCTCACACCAGGAAGACGGTGAAGCTTTGAAACATCTGGAATAT GTGCTGGAAGAGATCGCCTGCTACCCAGAGAACCACGACGTGAAAGAACTCAGACGGATACTGACGCAGCCGCATTTCATG GCGTTGCTGCAGGCCCACGATGTGGTGGCGCATGAGGTCTACAGCGATGAGGCGCTGAGGGTGACGCCACCGCCCACCTCGCCTTACCTGAATGGCGACTCACCCGAAAGCACCAACGGAGACGTGGACTTGGAGAACGTCACCAGGGTGCGCCTGGTGCAATTCCAGAAGAACACTGACGAGCCCATG GGCATCACACTGAAAATGAACGACTCCAACAACTGCATCGTGGCTCGCATCATGCATGGAGGCATGATCCACAGACAAG GCACGTTGCACGTTGGAGATGAGATCAGGGAGATCAATGGCATCAGCGTGGCCAACCAGACAGTCGAGCAGCTGCAGAAGATGCTG aagGAGATGCGAGGCAGCATCACATTTAAAATAGTGCCAAGCTACCGGACACAGGGCTCCTCCTGTGAG AAAGAGTCCCCTACCACGTCCAGGCAATCCCCTGCCAATGGCCACTCCAGCATTAACAGTTCTATCTTG GACCTGCCGTCCACCATCCAGCCCAAAGGTCGACAG ATTGTACCTAGACCTCCAATCAAGGACGTAATGTCTGTCAAG ATCTACGTGCGGGCTCAGTTTGAGTACGACCCCTCCAAGGATGAGCTGATCCCCTGCAAGGAGGCCGGCATTCGCTTCCGCGTGGGCGACATCATCCAGATCATCTCCAAGGATGACCACAATTGGTGGCAAGGCAAGCTGGAGAACACCAAGAACGGCACGGCCGGCCTCATCCCATCGCCCGAGCTGCAGGAGTG GCGTGTGGCATGCATGGCCATGGAGAAGACCAAGCAGGAGCAACAGGCCAGTTGCACTTGGTttggcaagaagaagaagcagtaCAAAGACAAGTATTTGGCCAAGCACAACGCAG TGTTTGACCAATTAGATCTGGTCACCTATGAGGAAGTGGTCAAACTGCCCGCCTTCAAGAGGAAAACGCTCGTTTTGTTAG GCGCTCACGGCGTTGGCAGGAGACACATCAAGAACACACTCATCACCAAACACCCCGACAGATTTGCTTATCCCATCCCAC ACACGACAAGACCTCCCAAGAAGGATGAGGAGAACGGCAAGAACTACTACTTTGTGTCGCACGACCAGATGATGCAGGACATCAGCAACAACGAGTACTTGGAGTACGGCAGCCACGAGGACGCCATGTACGGCACGCGCCTTGAGACCATTCGCAAGATCCACCAGCAGGGACTGGTCGCCATCCTGGACGTCGAGCCACAG GCACTGAAAGTGCTTCGCACAGCCGAATTTGCCCCATACGTGGTCTTCATCGCAGCACCAACCATAACGCCGGGCATCGACGAG ACGCCCAGGTGGTGTCGCACGCTTCCA GACGAGTCTTTGCAGCGTCTTCAGAAGGAGTCTGAGATCCTGCAGAAGACGTACATGCACTATTTTGACCAGACCATCATTAACAACGAGATCGACGACACCATCGGCCACCTGGAGGAGGCCGTGGAGCTGGTGTGCAACAGCAGCCAGTGGGTGCCTGTCTCCTGGGTCTACTAA
- the caska gene encoding peripheral plasma membrane protein CASK isoform X4, giving the protein MDISGIIARGPFSVVRRCINRETGQQFAVKIVDVAQFTSSPGLSTEDLKREASICHMLKHPHIVELLETYSSDGMLFMVFEFMDGADLCFEIVKRADAGFVYSEAVASHYMRQILEALRYCHDNNVIHRDVKPHCVLLASKENSAPVKLGGFGVAIQLGESGLVAGGRVGTPHFMAPEVVKREPYGKPVDVWGCGVILFILLSGCLPFYGTKERLFEAICKGKYKMNPRQWSQISESAKDLVRRMLMLDPAERITVYEALNHPWLKERDRYAYKIHLPETVEQLRKFNARRKLKGAVLAAVSSHKFNSYYGDPPEELHDFSEDPTSSGLLAAERAVSQVLDSLEEIHALTDCSEKDLDFLHSVFQDQHLHTLLDLYDKINTRSSPQIRNPSSDGVQRAKETSSSHQEDGEALKHLEYVLEEIACYPENHDVKELRRILTQPHFMALLQAHDVVAHEVYSDEALRVTPPPTSPYLNGDSPESTNGDVDLENVTRVRLVQFQKNTDEPMGITLKMNDSNNCIVARIMHGGMIHRQGTLHVGDEIREINGISVANQTVEQLQKMLKEMRGSITFKIVPSYRTQGSSCEKESPTTSRQSPANGHSSINSSILDLPSTIQPKGRQIVPRPPIKDVMSVKIYVRAQFEYDPSKDELIPCKEAGIRFRVGDIIQIISKDDHNWWQGKLENTKNGTAGLIPSPELQEWRVACMAMEKTKQEQQASCTWFGKKKKQYKDKYLAKHNAVFDQLDLVTYEEVVKLPAFKRKTLVLLGAHGVGRRHIKNTLITKHPDRFAYPIPHTTRPPKKDEENGKNYYFVSHDQMMQDISNNEYLEYGSHEDAMYGTRLETIRKIHQQGLVAILDVEPQALKVLRTAEFAPYVVFIAAPTITPGIDETPRWCRTLPDESLQRLQKESEILQKTYMHYFDQTIINNEIDDTIGHLEEAVELVCNSSQWVPVSWVY; this is encoded by the exons ACTTGAAGAGGGAGGCCAGCATCTGCCACATGCTCAAACACCCACACATCGTGGAGCTGCTGGAGACCTACAGCTCCGACGGGATGCTCTTCATGGTCTTCGAATT CATGGATGGAGCAGACCTGTGCTTTGAGATCGTCAAGAGGGCAGACGCCGGCTTTGTCTACAGCGAAGCGGTGGCCAG TCACTACATGAGACAGATCCTGGAGGCGCTACGTTACTGCCATGACAACAACGTCATTCACAGAGATGTCAAG CCTCACTGTGTGCTGCTGGCATCTAAGGAGAATTCTGCTCCCGTCAAGTTAGGAGGCTTTGGAGTGGCAATCCAGCTGGGAGAGTCGGGGCTGGTGGCCGGAG GTCGGGTAGGAACACCCCACTTCATGGCACCCGAGGTGGTGAAGAGGGAGCCTTACGGAAAACCTGTGGATGTATGGGGCTGCGGCGTCAttctcttcatcctcctgTCAGGGTGTCTGCCCTTCTACGGCACCAAAGAGCGTCTCTTTGAAGCAATCTGCAAAGGGAAATACAAG ATGAACCCGCGGCAGTGGAGTCAAATCTCGGAGAGCGCTAAAGATCTGGTGAGGCGCATGCTGATGCTGGACCCCGCCGAGAGGATCACAGTTTATGAGGCCCTTAACCATCCTTGGCTCAAG GAGAGAGACCGCTATGCCTACAAGATCCACCTGCCAGAGACGGTGGAGCAGCTGAGGAAGTTCAACGCCAGGAGAAAGTTGAAG GGGGCGGTACTAGCGGCAGTGTCCAGTCACAAGTTTAATTCCTACTATGGAGACCCCCCTGAGGAACTCCACGACTTCTCGGAAGACCCCACCTCCTCAG GGCTGCTCGCGGCAGAAA GAGCTGTTTCTCAGGTGTTGGATAGTTTAGAGGAGATCCACGCCTTGACTGACTGCAGTGAGAAGGATCTCGACTTCCTGCACAGTGTTTTCCAGGACcaacatttacacacactGCTCGAC CTCTACGATAAGATCAACACCAGGTCGTCCCCGCAGATCAGGAACCCGTCCAGTGACGGCGTGCAGAGAGCCAAAGAG ACATCCTCCTCACACCAGGAAGACGGTGAAGCTTTGAAACATCTGGAATAT GTGCTGGAAGAGATCGCCTGCTACCCAGAGAACCACGACGTGAAAGAACTCAGACGGATACTGACGCAGCCGCATTTCATG GCGTTGCTGCAGGCCCACGATGTGGTGGCGCATGAGGTCTACAGCGATGAGGCGCTGAGGGTGACGCCACCGCCCACCTCGCCTTACCTGAATGGCGACTCACCCGAAAGCACCAACGGAGACGTGGACTTGGAGAACGTCACCAGGGTGCGCCTGGTGCAATTCCAGAAGAACACTGACGAGCCCATG GGCATCACACTGAAAATGAACGACTCCAACAACTGCATCGTGGCTCGCATCATGCATGGAGGCATGATCCACAGACAAG GCACGTTGCACGTTGGAGATGAGATCAGGGAGATCAATGGCATCAGCGTGGCCAACCAGACAGTCGAGCAGCTGCAGAAGATGCTG aagGAGATGCGAGGCAGCATCACATTTAAAATAGTGCCAAGCTACCGGACACAGGGCTCCTCCTGTGAG AAAGAGTCCCCTACCACGTCCAGGCAATCCCCTGCCAATGGCCACTCCAGCATTAACAGTTCTATCTTG GACCTGCCGTCCACCATCCAGCCCAAAGGTCGACAG ATTGTACCTAGACCTCCAATCAAGGACGTAATGTCTGTCAAG ATCTACGTGCGGGCTCAGTTTGAGTACGACCCCTCCAAGGATGAGCTGATCCCCTGCAAGGAGGCCGGCATTCGCTTCCGCGTGGGCGACATCATCCAGATCATCTCCAAGGATGACCACAATTGGTGGCAAGGCAAGCTGGAGAACACCAAGAACGGCACGGCCGGCCTCATCCCATCGCCCGAGCTGCAGGAGTG GCGTGTGGCATGCATGGCCATGGAGAAGACCAAGCAGGAGCAACAGGCCAGTTGCACTTGGTttggcaagaagaagaagcagtaCAAAGACAAGTATTTGGCCAAGCACAACGCAG TGTTTGACCAATTAGATCTGGTCACCTATGAGGAAGTGGTCAAACTGCCCGCCTTCAAGAGGAAAACGCTCGTTTTGTTAG GCGCTCACGGCGTTGGCAGGAGACACATCAAGAACACACTCATCACCAAACACCCCGACAGATTTGCTTATCCCATCCCAC ACACGACAAGACCTCCCAAGAAGGATGAGGAGAACGGCAAGAACTACTACTTTGTGTCGCACGACCAGATGATGCAGGACATCAGCAACAACGAGTACTTGGAGTACGGCAGCCACGAGGACGCCATGTACGGCACGCGCCTTGAGACCATTCGCAAGATCCACCAGCAGGGACTGGTCGCCATCCTGGACGTCGAGCCACAG GCACTGAAAGTGCTTCGCACAGCCGAATTTGCCCCATACGTGGTCTTCATCGCAGCACCAACCATAACGCCGGGCATCGACGAG ACGCCCAGGTGGTGTCGCACGCTTCCA GACGAGTCTTTGCAGCGTCTTCAGAAGGAGTCTGAGATCCTGCAGAAGACGTACATGCACTATTTTGACCAGACCATCATTAACAACGAGATCGACGACACCATCGGCCACCTGGAGGAGGCCGTGGAGCTGGTGTGCAACAGCAGCCAGTGGGTGCCTGTCTCCTGGGTCTACTAA